In Panicum virgatum strain AP13 chromosome 4N, P.virgatum_v5, whole genome shotgun sequence, a single window of DNA contains:
- the LOC120669614 gene encoding dynamin-2A-like encodes MEAIEELSELSESMRQAASLLADDDPSDDAAPRRPTTFLNAVALGNVGAGKSALLNSLIGHPVLPTGENGATRAPIVVDLQREPGLSSKSIVLQVDSKSQQVSASALRHSLQDRLSKGASGGSGRGRADEIYLKLRTSTAPPLKLIDLPGIDQRAVDDSMINEYAGHNDAILLVVIPAMQAADVASSRALRLAKDIDSDGTRTVGVISKVDQANGDAKTIACVQALLSNKGPKNLPDIEWVALIGQSVAIASAQSVGSENSLETAWRAEAESLKNILTSAPQNKLGRLALVDTIAKQIRKRMKVRLPNLLSGLQGKSQMVQDELARLGESMVQSPEGTRAVALELCREFEDKFLAHITSGEGSGWKIVASFEGKFPDRIKQLPLDRHFDLNNVKRIVLEADGYQPYLISPEKGLRSLIKIVLEMAKEPSRLCVEEVHRVLLDIVNASANATPGLGRYPPFKREVVAIASNALESFKNDAKKMVVALVDMERAFVPPQHFIRLVQRRMERQRREDELKNRSSKKTQEAEQSTSKRASSPQTDSEQGGGSLKSMKDKSGQQDKDKQDKDTKEGSNLQVAGPAGEITAGYLLKKSAKTNGWSKRWFVLNEKSGKLGYTKKQEERHFRGVITLEECNLEEVEEEPSKSSKDSKKANGPEKTPSLVFKITNRVAYKTVLKAHSAVVLKAESMADKVEWVNKIKAVIQSKGGSFKGPNTEGGSMRQSHSDGSLDTMARRPADPEEELRWMSQEVRGYVEAVLNSLAANVPKAIVLCQVEKAKEDMLNQLYSSISGQSNAKIEELLQEDHNAKRRREKYQKQSSLLSKLTRQLSIHDNRASVSSYSNDTCEAESPRIPSRSGEDWRSAFDSASNGPAAASSNSESRSRSADGRSRRYENGDVSTGANSGNRRTPNRLPPAPPRY; translated from the exons ATGGAGGCCATAGAGGAGCTGTCCGAGCTCTCCGAGTCGATGCGCCAGGCGGCGTCGCTCCTCGCCGACGACGACCCCTCCGACGACGCCGCGCCGCGTCGCCCCACCACCTTCCTCAACGCCGTCGCCCTTGGCAACGTC GGAGCAGGCAAGTCGGCCTTGCTGAACAGCCTCATCGGTCACCCGGTCCTG CCGACAGGGGAGAACGGGGCAACGCGGGCGCCGATAGTGGTGGACCTGCAGAGGGAGCCGGGTCTCAGCAGCAAGTCCATCGTGCTCCAGGTCGACAGCAAGTCACAGCAGGTGTCCGCAA GTGCCCTCCGGCATTCACTGCAGGACAGACTCAGCAAGGGGGCGTCTGGTGGATCAGGGAGGGGCCGCGCTGATGAGATTTACCTCAAGCTGCGGACGAGTACAG CTCCCCCATTAAAGCTGATTGATTTACCTGGGATAGACCAGCGAGCTGTTGATGATTCCATG ATCAATGAGTATGCTGGGCACAATGATGCAATACTGCTTGTTGTGATACCTGCAATGCAAGCTGCTGATGTCGCATCATCTCGAGCTCTAAGGCTGGCCAAGGATATTGATTCAGATG GGACGAGAACTGTTGGTGTTATAAGCAAAGTTGATCAAGCAAATGGAGATGCAAAaactatagcttgtgttcaggCTCTACTGTCAAACAAGGGCCCAAAAAACCTTCCAGACATTGAGTGGGTTGCTCTAATAGGACAATCTGTTGCAATTGCGTCAGCGCAATCAGTTGGGTCTGAAAACTCGCTAGAAACAGCTTGGCGAGCTGAAGCTGAAAGCCTGAAAAACATCTTAACTAGTGCTCCTCAGAATAAGCTTGGCAGACTTGCTTTGGTTGACACCATTGCAAAGCAGATACGTAAAAGAATGAAAGTGCGGCTTCCTAACCTATTGAGTGG CCTTCAGGGTAAATCTCAGATGGTGCAAGATGAACTAGCAAGACTAGGAGAGTCTATGGTGCAAAGTCCCGAAGGAACCAGGGCAGTTGCTTTGGAGCTATGCCGGGAATTTGAAGATAAATTTCTTGCTCATATAACATCTGGTGAG GGATCTGGTTGGAAAATtgttgcaagctttgaaggcAAGTTTCCAGATAGAATTAAACAGCTACCATTGGACAGGCATTTTGATCTCAACAATGTCAAAAGG ATTGTCTTGGAAGCCGATGGTTATCAACCATATTTGATATCTCCAGAGAAAGGACTGAGATCCTTAATAAAAATAGTACTGGAAATGGCAAAGGAGCCATCACGACTATGTGTTGAAGAG GTTCATCGTGTATTGTTAGACATAGTCAATGCTTCTGCAAATGCCACACCAGGACTTGGAAGGTATCCTCCATTCAAGCGTGAG GTTGTTGCAATAGCATCAAATGCACTCGAGAGCTTCAAAAACGATGCCAAGAAGATGGTTGTAGCACTTGTTGATATGGAGCGTGCCTTTGTTCCTCCTCAACATTTTATCCGCTTAGTGCAAAGAAG AATGGAAAGGCAGCGTCGCGAGGATGAGTTAAAAAATCGATCTTCTAAGAAAACACAAGAGGCTGAACAGTCAACGTCAAAGAGG GCCTCCAGTCCGCAAACAGACTCTGAGCAAGGTGGTGGCAGCTTAAAATCAATGAAAGACAAATCTGGTCAGCAAGATAAAGACAAGCAAGATAAAGACACAAAAGAGGGATCGAATTTGCAGGTTGCTGGTCCTGCTGGTGAAATTACTGCAG GTTACCTCTTAAAGAAAAGCGCAAAAACTAATGGCTGGAGCAAAAGGTGGTTTGTTCTTAATGAGAAGAGTGGAAAG CTTGGATACACAAAAAAACAAGAGGAGAGACATTTTCGTGGTGTCATCACTCTTGAG GAGTGCAACCTTGAGGAGGTAGAGGAGGAACCTTCTAAAAGTTCAAAGGATTCAAAAAAGGCAAATGGACCAGAAAAAACTCCAAGTCTTGTGTTTAAGATAACCAATAGGGTTGCTTACAAAACAGTCCTCAAAG CTCACAGTGCCGTTGTATTAAAGGCTGAGAGCATGGCTGACAAGGTTGAGTGGGTAAATAAGATCAAAGCTGTTATTCAGAGCAAAGGCGGTTCTTTCAAGGGTCCTAATACTGAGGGTGGTTCAATGAGGCAAAGCCATTCGGATGGCTCCTTA GATACTATGGCACGGAGACCTGCTGATCCAGAAGAAGAACTTAGATGGATGTCTCAAGAAGTTCGTGGTTATGTTGAGGCTGTTTTGAATAGTCTTGCAGCAAATGTTCCAAAG GCCATTGTGCTTTGCCAAGTGGAGAAAGCAAAGGAAGATATGCTTAACCAGCTATACAGCTCAATAAG TGGGCAAAGCAATGCTAAGATTGAGGAGCTTCTCCAAGAAGACCATAATGCTAAGCGCAGAAGGGAGAAGTACCAAAAACAATCATCTCTCCTGTCAAAACTTACTCGTCAACTCAGTATCCATGACAACAGGGCATCTGTTTCCTCTTATTCTAACGACACCTGTGAAGCTG AGAGCCCTCGAATACCCAGCCGCTCAGGTGAGGACTGGAGGTCTGCCTTCGATTCTGCATCTAATGGGCCTGCTGCTGCCAGCTCAAACAGCGAGTCAAGGTCGAGAAGCGCTGATGGTCGCAGCCGGCGCTACGAGAATGGGGATGTGAGCACAGGTGCCAACTCTGGCAACCGACGCACGCCAAACCGGTTGCCTCCAGCACCACCAAGATACTAG